From one bacterium genomic stretch:
- a CDS encoding GspE/PulE family protein produces MFLIQTLLKKGIIDREKASLFESESKEKAKKEEEVILESGIVDENLLFRIKSEELKIPFKEVLAEEVSLKSLEFIPEDSARYYKMIPLAKKEDVLEVGMVYPEDIANQEALKFLSRQGKWRSQIFLISFSNFNNLLKQYRTMRKEVERALGQLEKDLEEEKIKPGGMPTPAEFERLAEEAPITKVVAVILGHGVDGRASDIHIEPTGDNLRVRYRLDGVLHSSIFLPLRLLPAIISRIKILSNMKIDEVRIPQDGRFSAKFDDKSVDFRVATFPTVLGEKVAIRILDPGQWLKSLDDLGLMGRNLDLVKQALEKPYGLILLTGPTGSGKTTTLYTLLRMLNKEGKNIVTLEDPVEYFIDGVNQSQIKSEIGYTFANGLRHVLRQAPNVIMVGEIRDEETANLTTHAALTGHLVLSTLHTNNALGVIPRLIDLGVRSFLIPPTLELAIAQRLVRKLCPECKKKIKASKEMKAIISGELESLPQSQKQEIKNSPDFEIYEPRGCKKCGFDGFSGRTGLFEIMEMTKNLAELISEEPSESKIAQEAFRQGMITMKQDGILKVLLGITTIEEVIRVAEEK; encoded by the coding sequence ATGTTTTTAATTCAAACATTGTTAAAAAAAGGGATTATTGACCGCGAAAAGGCCAGCCTTTTTGAGTCGGAATCAAAAGAAAAGGCAAAGAAAGAAGAAGAAGTAATCCTGGAAAGCGGAATCGTCGACGAAAACCTCCTTTTCCGGATAAAAAGCGAAGAATTAAAGATCCCTTTTAAAGAGGTTTTAGCCGAGGAAGTTTCTCTTAAAAGCCTCGAGTTCATCCCGGAAGATTCGGCCAGATACTACAAAATGATTCCTTTAGCCAAGAAGGAAGATGTTCTTGAGGTTGGCATGGTTTATCCCGAAGACATTGCCAACCAAGAGGCTTTGAAATTCCTTTCTAGGCAAGGTAAATGGCGCAGTCAGATTTTCCTGATCAGTTTCAGCAATTTCAACAATCTTTTGAAACAGTACCGAACCATGAGGAAAGAAGTTGAAAGAGCTCTCGGCCAGCTGGAAAAGGATTTGGAGGAAGAAAAGATCAAGCCGGGAGGGATGCCGACGCCGGCCGAGTTTGAAAGGCTGGCCGAAGAAGCGCCGATTACCAAGGTGGTGGCGGTGATCTTGGGCCACGGCGTTGACGGTCGGGCCTCGGACATTCACATTGAGCCGACCGGAGACAACCTGAGGGTGCGCTATCGCCTTGACGGAGTTTTGCACTCCTCGATTTTTCTGCCCTTGAGGTTGCTGCCGGCGATTATCTCCAGAATTAAGATTCTGTCTAACATGAAGATTGACGAGGTTAGGATTCCCCAGGACGGCAGGTTTTCCGCCAAGTTCGACGACAAGAGTGTTGATTTCCGGGTGGCGACTTTTCCGACGGTTTTGGGGGAAAAAGTCGCTATCAGAATTTTAGATCCCGGCCAGTGGCTGAAAAGCCTTGACGATCTGGGCTTAATGGGAAGGAACCTCGATCTGGTAAAGCAGGCTCTCGAAAAGCCCTACGGCCTGATTTTGCTGACCGGGCCGACGGGATCTGGCAAAACCACCACTCTTTACACGCTTTTGAGGATGCTCAACAAGGAGGGAAAAAACATTGTCACTCTCGAGGACCCGGTGGAGTATTTTATCGACGGCGTCAATCAGTCGCAGATCAAGTCAGAAATCGGTTATACTTTTGCCAACGGCCTTCGCCACGTCTTGAGGCAGGCTCCGAACGTCATCATGGTTGGCGAGATCAGAGATGAGGAAACCGCCAACCTGACGACTCACGCCGCCCTGACAGGGCACTTGGTTTTGTCGACCCTGCACACCAACAATGCCCTGGGAGTCATTCCCCGCCTGATTGATTTGGGAGTGAGATCGTTCTTGATCCCGCCGACTTTGGAACTGGCGATCGCCCAGAGGCTGGTCAGAAAGCTTTGCCCGGAATGTAAGAAAAAAATCAAGGCCAGTAAAGAAATGAAAGCTATCATTTCAGGGGAGTTGGAGTCTTTGCCGCAATCTCAAAAACAGGAGATCAAGAACTCTCCGGATTTTGAAATTTATGAGCCCCGAGGCTGCAAAAAGTGCGGCTTCGACGGGTTCTCCGGCAGGACCGGCCTTTTCGAGATTATGGAAATGACCAAGAATTTGGCAGAGCTCATTTCCGAAGAGCCTTCGGAAAGCAAGATCGCCCAAGAAGCTTTCAGGCAAGGGATGATCACGATGAAGCAGGACGGAATTCTGAAGGTCCTACTAGGGATAACCACCATAGAAGAAGTTATAAGGGTGGCCGAGGAGA